Part of the Candidatus Poribacteria bacterium genome is shown below.
AGTTATGGGGAGCGACATTGAGCTGGAACACATTCGCCAAGTCACCAATTTTCTTTGACGGTGCGAACCCGTTCCACGGTACATCTATCATGAACACATCGGCAGCACGGCATTCAAAATAGGGTAAATACTCCCGCATGTAATAGAGATTTTCGCCGGTGCATATCTTCGTCGTCGTGGAATCCTTGATTTGACGGAGTGCCTCATGGTCGTACATATCGATTTCCAACCATAGCATGTCAAACGGTTCAAGCACTTTGGCAATACGCATGCACGCTTCTGGTTTGAAATTGAAGTTCAGATCGAGGTTGATACCAACATCGGGCCCAACTGCCTCTCTAAAGGTACCGATTAAGGTCTCAATGTGCCGTAGGAGTTGAGGCGTTACATTTCCATCAGTGGTACCCGGTCCATTGCTGAAGCCTGGGAAATAGACAGAAGCAGGGTCACCGGGAATGACAATGTTGGTTTTAAGAGCGGTGAACCCCTTCTCAACAACTTCTCGCCCCAACGCGGCGATGTCATCCATCGTTCTTAAAGGTGGCACACCAATGAGTTCAAAGTTGCGTGCGCGAGAGGAACCGCAGTGGGACCAATAGACGCGCACAT
Proteins encoded:
- a CDS encoding mandelate racemase/muconate lactonizing enzyme family protein yields the protein MKITNIETFIVDAGWRPWIFVKVGTDEGVTGYGECSDGRNPNGVAGTIKDLTPLLIGRDPRPYEMRFSDMIRGSRQSPGGIAAKGIAGIECALVDIKAKALGISVVELFGGPTRDNVRVYWSHCGSSRARNFELIGVPPLRTMDDIAALGREVVEKGFTALKTNIVIPGDPASVYFPGFSNGPGTTDGNVTPQLLRHIETLIGTFREAVGPDVGINLDLNFNFKPEACMRIAKVLEPFDMLWLEIDMYDHEALRQIKDSTTTKICTGENLYYMREYLPYFECRAADVFMIDVPWNGFAPSKKIGDLANVFQLNVAPHNYYSHLATYMSASLCAVLPNVRIMEIDIDDVPWKDDLTTHVPDIVNGYMKTPTRPGWGTELNEEVVKAHLWDNRRGDW